In Temnothorax longispinosus isolate EJ_2023e chromosome 2, Tlon_JGU_v1, whole genome shotgun sequence, one DNA window encodes the following:
- the Acn gene encoding uncharacterized protein Acn isoform X2: MRRKSERNKAKGSPEKKVEKPTRKSTRRRGRRSPSTSSEQETFVVEDVTKSAVQLKEIEKETSVQTRLQSKEVEQTPQGREEKVSSSEVDIKVDSPEDEEDNGGSVWKVARADASPGEIQKLKLCRQRNTSEPSSDTPPSSRKGVKSSSKWQGSGEGVAEEADSADEQLVSCTRTLSNAEQPNDPSSSYPGQDSNEEVSDSKEILPETTSANLLSDDKPNIDQHGESNEANCAAQIVDIEPGKPGSTTPVPTPSANDEETTVAVIVKEDKPVEAEAVEAEPVAAEPVEAEPVEAEPVEAEPVEDKPVEDKPMEDKPVEDKPMEDKPVEDKPMEDKPMEDKPVEDKPVEDMSEKSTEISVKETNVENVRRDTSSEDEEEEEEEDKAKTHRPVDSSSDSNDESRTKRSRTSSDRTSPRTIRRKHRNKYRDSSNSETPDSEDEPKRKISETYVEEEEEEEEKPSIEYSQENDKEQSVSPERTNSHSNNVEKIEIEHSETVEDKSEENIITEKLEQSTPASTQVVAHKPVKVNLKRSFSTRILSEKNEVKRNDADASLDNESNSQNKENGNEQEPKCVPRKRRWGTALSTDTAPSFSISTDSLKALVPGAKPLSINEVRLSKDDDEDRDRHRSNDKRHNSSDITNDKATDENLKNGATKKGNGKIDNHIAARRKISIVKEMPHIKSPSPPASKPTNILLIKNLVRPFTLNQIKELLSRTGTIVENGFWMDRIKSKCIVEYSNEDQAFETRQALHGISWPMSNPKKLHVEYATKEDMETARESSKEQPVARKTEPLSSDSWQQDWSRDEKTNMTKVTVVREWDLGKEDGQQHIREKEREKKDHDKKRRVRSRSPTLDAHLSAPARKFKKKEDDPPPAKLLDDLFRKTKATPCIYWLPLTNEQIVVKEEMRRQHMAEHARRLEEMRRADRNRDGRRRRSPRK; encoded by the exons ATGAGACGCAAGAGTGAAAGGAACAAAGCGAAGGGATCTCCAGAGAAGAAAGTTGAGAAACCGACGAGGAAGTCGACACGCAGGCGTGGCAGGAGATCGCCTTCCACTTCGTCCGAGCAAGAGACTTTTGTCGTCGAGGATGTGACCAAAAGTGCCGTTCAGCTCAAGGAGATCGAGAAGGAAACAAGCGTGCAGACACGTCTGCAGAGCAAGGAAGTAGAGCAAACGCCACAGGGGCGTGAGGAGAAGGTCTCCTCTAGCGAGGTAGACATAAAGGTGGACTCACCTGAAGACGAAGAGGACAACGGCGGCTCGGTATGGAAAGTAGCGAGAGCGGATGCGTCGCCCGGCGAGATACAGAAGTTAAAACTATGTAGGCAGCGCAACACGTCAGAACCATCATCAGACACACCACCGTCGAGTAGGAAAGGTGTCAAGTCAAGTAGCAAGTGGCAAGGAAGTGGTGAGGGCGTTGCAGAGGAGGCTGACTCGGCGGATGAGCAACTGGTTTCTTGTACAAGAACGCTCAGTAATGCTGAACAGCCGAACGATCCCTCCTCTTCATACCCAGGTCAGGACTCCAACGAAGAGGTAAGTGATAGCAAGGAGATCCTGCCTGAAACCACTTCAGCCAACTTGTTGTCTGACGATAAACCAAACATAGATCAGCATGGTGAATCAAATGAGGCAAATTGCGCTGCCCAAATCGTTGATATCGAACCTGGCAAGCCGGGTAGCACGACACCCGTGCCGACTCCTAGCGCGAACGATGAGGAAACCACCGTCGCTGTCATCGTTAAGGAAGATAAACCTGTGGAAGCCGAAGCTGTGGAAGCCGAACCTGTGGCAGCCGAACCTGTGGAAGCCGAACCTGTGGAAGCCGAACCCGTGGAAGCCGAACCTGTGGAAGACAAACCCGTGGAAGACAAACCCATGGAAGACAAACCCGTGGAAGACAAACCCATGGAAGACAAACCCGTGGAAGACAAACCCATGGAAGACAAACCCATGGAAGACAAACCCGTGGAAGACAAACCTGTGGAAGACATGAGTGAAAAGTCAACAGAGATCTCTGTTAAAGAGACTAACGTGGAAAATGTTCGTAGAGATACAAGTAGCGAAgatgaggaggaggaggaggaggaggataaAGCGAAAACGCATCGTCCGGTGGACTCGTCATCTGATTCAAACGACGAATCGCGCACTAAAAGAAGCAGAACAAGTAGTGACCGAACGTCACCACGTACGATTCGCAGAaaacatagaaataaatacagaGATTCGTCGAATTCAGAGACACCTGATTCCGAAGATGAACCTAAGAGAAAGATCTCTGAAACTTATgtggaggaggaagaggaggaggaggaaaaacCGAGTATAGAATACTCGCAAGAGAATGATAAAGAACAATCGGTGTCGCCGGAAAGAACAAACTCTCATTCAAATAATGTAGAAAAGATAGAAATCGAGCATAGTGAAACTGTTGAAGATAAATcggaagaaaatataataactgaAAAATTGGAACAGTCTACACCGGCTAGCACTCAGGTGGTCGCTCATAAACCCGTTAAAGTCAACTTGAAGAGATCATT CTCAACAAGAATATTATCTGAAAAGAACGAGGTGAAAAGAAACGATGCTGATGCAAGCCTCGACAATGAATCCAATAGTCAAAATaag GAAAATGGCAATGAACAAGAGCCAAAATGTGTGCCGAGGAAACGTCGATGGGGGACTGCGCTTTCCACGGATACCGCGCCCTCGTTTTCTATCTCGACTGATTCGCTCAag GCGTTGGTGCCAGGTGCGAAGCCATTATCCATCAATGAAGTTCGTCTCTCTAAGGACGATGACGAGGACAGAGATCGGCATAGGAGTAACGATAAACGGCACAATTCGAGCGACATTACAAATGATAAGGCAACGGatgaaaacttgaaaaatggTGCTACCAAAAAGGGCAATGGAAAAATAGATAATCACATTG CGGCGAGGCGAAAGATATCGATCGTGAAGGAGATGCCACATATAAAATCACCAAGTCCACCAGCGTCTAAACCTACCAATATTCTTTTGATCAAGAATTTAGTTCGCCCTTTCACACTAAATCAGATCAAGGAACTTCTTTCGCGTACTGGCACCATCGTGGAGAACGGTTTCTGGATGGATCGAATTAAATCTAAATGCATTGTCGAA tATTCCAATGAGGATCAGGCCTTTGAGACAAGGCAGGCGCTTCACGGGATCTCTTGGCCTATGTCCAATCCAAAGAAGCTTCATGTGGAATATGCTACAAAGGAGGATATGGAGACCGCTCGGGAATCGTCCAAGGAACAACCGGTTGCTCGTAAAACCGAGCCGCTCTCTTCGGATTCGTGGCAGCAGGATTGGAGTCGCGACGAGAAGACTAATATGACTAAG GTGACCGTGGTGAGAGAGTGGGATTTAGGCAAGGAGGACGGCCAGCAACACATCAGGGAGAAGGAGCGTGAGAAGAAGGACCATGATAAGAAGCGGCGAGTGAGGAGTCGCAGCCCAACATTGGACGCCCATCTATCGGCACCGGCCCGCAAATTCAAGAAGAAGGAGGACGATCCACCTCCAGCTAAGCTTCTGGACGATCTCTTTAGAAAGACGAAGGCGACACCCTGCATATACTGGTTGCCGCTTACAAATGAACAG ATAGTCGTGAAGGAGGAGATGCGACGGCAACATATGGCGGAACATGCGCGCAGATTAGAAGAGATGAGACGTGCTGACAGAAACAGGGACGGCCGACGTCGACGTAGTCCGAGAAAATAG
- the Np15.6 gene encoding NADH dehydrogenase [ubiquinone] 1 beta subcomplex subunit 11, mitochondrial: MAALFRMNCVQGLRRGLALMSPKETTICRRIATTPSYYDSAKEEAKPVKRKWISYGFSQDDEVEDRHALHQTMFITVTIVLVLGITVMAYLPDVRHKDWAQREAYLQLRYREEHGLPLIDRNVIDPSKIILPTDEELGDTEIII, from the coding sequence ATGGCAGCGTTATTCCGCATGAATTGCGTGCAGGGTCTGCGCCGGGGGTTAGCTCTGATGTCGCCCAAGGAGACGACTATATGTCGCAGGATAGCAACGACACCGAGCTATTACGACAGCGCCAAGGAGGAGGCGAAGCCTGTCAAGAGAAAGTGGATAAGTTACGGCTTCAGCCAGGACGACGAAGTAGAGGATCGTCATGCCCTGCACCAGACCATGTTCATCACCGTAACCATAGTTCTGGTGCTTGGGATCACCGTCATGGCCTATCTACCTGATGTCAGGCACAAGGACTGGGCACAGCGAGAGGCGTACCTGCAGCTTCGTTACAGAGAGGAACACGGACTTCCTCTCATCGATCGCAACGTGATTGATCCGTCCAAGATAATATTGCCAACCGACGAAGAGCTGGGTGATACAGAGATTATCATTTAA
- the Grasp65 gene encoding uncharacterized protein Grasp65 isoform X1: MGSSHSVEIPGGGTEGYHVLRVQEGSPGQQAGLEAFFDFIVAIGNTRLDQDNDTLKELLKVGVNKELTITVYSSKTQSVRRTKIVPSMTWGGQGLLGVSIRFCSFEGANENVWHVLEVHPSSPAELAGLRPFTDYIIGADSILHESEDLFTLIEAHESRPLKLYVYNTTDDTCREVTITPNNTWGGEGSLGCGIGYGYLHRIPVRSVLEQKPANSYVNTPKTAMQTQPVTATTATVTVAEINPIVSTQSGVSVPPSYTTSMDSSMKNLKSEQETIPAQNIPGPSTQTQPANQVNFTGAVGGYTPVSSVPHMFPNQPTTSFTPSFTPSTYPMTPNIPGMPTIMALPPNVTNSYEVSIAPPGSINAPGQQREQNPVHGTTTINVPVLQREQNPIPSANMTAGFNMPQSHVVTTPISLPGMPPITVTASLQDTSFYPSILQQQNQLPPGINTTTVAPTLPTSTQ, from the exons ATGGGGTCGTCTCACAGCGTGGAGATACCGGGAGGCGGGACAGAAGGTTACCACGTATTGAGG GTTCAAGAAGGTTCTCCTGGGCAGCAAGCAGGACTCGAAGcattttttgattttatagTGGCAATTGGGAATACTCGTCTG GACCAAGATAACGATACTTTGAAGGAACTTCTAAAGGTTGGTGTAAATAAGGAACTAACAATCACAGTATACAGTAGTAAAACACAGTCTGTAAGACGAACCAAAATTGTTCCGAGTATGACATGGGGTGGACAGGGTCTATTGGGTGTTAGTATACGTTTCTGTTCGTTTGAAGGCGCTAACGAAAACGTTTGGCATGTACTT gaAGTACATCCATCGTCTCCTGCTGAATTGGCCGGTTTACGGCCGTTTACCGATTATATTATTGGAGCAGACTCCATTCTTCATGAAAGCGAAGATTTATTTACCTTAATAGAGGCACACGAATCACGACCTCtgaaattgtatgtatataatactacGGATGATACTTGCAGAGAAGTGACTATTACACCCAATAATACTTGGGGCGGAGAAGGAAG cTTGGGATGTGGAATCGGATATGGGTACTTACATAGAATACCTGTCAGAAGCGTACTGGAGCAGAAACCTGCTAATTCATATGtg AACACTCCCAAGACTGCAATGCAAACTCAACCGGTAACAGCAACGACTGCTACCGTTACCGTGGCGGAAATCAACCCGATTGTCAGTACACAATCCGGAGTATCTGTTCCGCCGAGTTATACCACCTCGATGGATAGCTCGATGAAAAACTTAAAAAGCGAACAGGAAACTATACCAGCTCAAAATATACCTGGACCAAGCACGCAAACCCAACCAGCAAATCAAGTCAATTTCACTGGTGCCGTTGGTGGCTATACACCGGTCAGTTCAGTCCCTCATATGTTTCCGAATCAACCCACCACCAGTTTCACACCCAGTTTCACACCCA gCACTTATCCGATGACTCCAAACATTCCTGGTATGCCAACCATTATGGCGTTACCACCGAACGTTACCAATTCTTATGAAGTTTCAATCGCACCGCCTGGATCAATTAATGCCCCAGGACAACAGAGAGAGCAAAATCCTGTCCATGGTACGACCACAATCAATGTCCCAGTATTGCAGAGAGAGCAGAATCCTATTCCTAGTGCAAACATGACTGCTGGATTTAATATGCCTCAGTCTCACGTTGTAACAACACCCATCTCACTGCCAGGAATGCCACCTATCACAGTCACCGCCTCTCTTCAAGACACTTCTTTCTATCCATCTATTCTTCAACAGCAAAATCAATTGCCACCTGGCATCAACACTACCACCGTCGCTCCGACGTTGCCGACGTCCACGCAGTAA
- the Grasp65 gene encoding uncharacterized protein Grasp65 isoform X2: MGSSHSVEIPGGGTEGYHVLRVQEGSPGQQAGLEAFFDFIVAIGNTRLDQDNDTLKELLKVGVNKELTITVYSSKTQSVRRTKIVPSMTWGGQGLLGVSIRFCSFEGANENVWHVLEVHPSSPAELAGLRPFTDYIIGADSILHESEDLFTLIEAHESRPLKLYVYNTTDDTCREVTITPNNTWGGEGSLGCGIGYGYLHRIPVRSVLEQKPANSYVNTPKTAMQTQPVTATTATVTVAEINPIVSTQSGVSVPPSYTTSMDSSMKNLKSEQETIPAQNIPGPSTQTQPANQVNFTGAVGGYTPVSSVPHMFPNQPTTSFTPSTYPMTPNIPGMPTIMALPPNVTNSYEVSIAPPGSINAPGQQREQNPVHGTTTINVPVLQREQNPIPSANMTAGFNMPQSHVVTTPISLPGMPPITVTASLQDTSFYPSILQQQNQLPPGINTTTVAPTLPTSTQ; the protein is encoded by the exons ATGGGGTCGTCTCACAGCGTGGAGATACCGGGAGGCGGGACAGAAGGTTACCACGTATTGAGG GTTCAAGAAGGTTCTCCTGGGCAGCAAGCAGGACTCGAAGcattttttgattttatagTGGCAATTGGGAATACTCGTCTG GACCAAGATAACGATACTTTGAAGGAACTTCTAAAGGTTGGTGTAAATAAGGAACTAACAATCACAGTATACAGTAGTAAAACACAGTCTGTAAGACGAACCAAAATTGTTCCGAGTATGACATGGGGTGGACAGGGTCTATTGGGTGTTAGTATACGTTTCTGTTCGTTTGAAGGCGCTAACGAAAACGTTTGGCATGTACTT gaAGTACATCCATCGTCTCCTGCTGAATTGGCCGGTTTACGGCCGTTTACCGATTATATTATTGGAGCAGACTCCATTCTTCATGAAAGCGAAGATTTATTTACCTTAATAGAGGCACACGAATCACGACCTCtgaaattgtatgtatataatactacGGATGATACTTGCAGAGAAGTGACTATTACACCCAATAATACTTGGGGCGGAGAAGGAAG cTTGGGATGTGGAATCGGATATGGGTACTTACATAGAATACCTGTCAGAAGCGTACTGGAGCAGAAACCTGCTAATTCATATGtg AACACTCCCAAGACTGCAATGCAAACTCAACCGGTAACAGCAACGACTGCTACCGTTACCGTGGCGGAAATCAACCCGATTGTCAGTACACAATCCGGAGTATCTGTTCCGCCGAGTTATACCACCTCGATGGATAGCTCGATGAAAAACTTAAAAAGCGAACAGGAAACTATACCAGCTCAAAATATACCTGGACCAAGCACGCAAACCCAACCAGCAAATCAAGTCAATTTCACTGGTGCCGTTGGTGGCTATACACCGGTCAGTTCAGTCCCTCATATGTTTCCGAATCAACCCACCACCAGTTTCACACCCA gCACTTATCCGATGACTCCAAACATTCCTGGTATGCCAACCATTATGGCGTTACCACCGAACGTTACCAATTCTTATGAAGTTTCAATCGCACCGCCTGGATCAATTAATGCCCCAGGACAACAGAGAGAGCAAAATCCTGTCCATGGTACGACCACAATCAATGTCCCAGTATTGCAGAGAGAGCAGAATCCTATTCCTAGTGCAAACATGACTGCTGGATTTAATATGCCTCAGTCTCACGTTGTAACAACACCCATCTCACTGCCAGGAATGCCACCTATCACAGTCACCGCCTCTCTTCAAGACACTTCTTTCTATCCATCTATTCTTCAACAGCAAAATCAATTGCCACCTGGCATCAACACTACCACCGTCGCTCCGACGTTGCCGACGTCCACGCAGTAA
- the Acn gene encoding uncharacterized protein Acn isoform X1, whose protein sequence is MEAMCVGMRRKSERNKAKGSPEKKVEKPTRKSTRRRGRRSPSTSSEQETFVVEDVTKSAVQLKEIEKETSVQTRLQSKEVEQTPQGREEKVSSSEVDIKVDSPEDEEDNGGSVWKVARADASPGEIQKLKLCRQRNTSEPSSDTPPSSRKGVKSSSKWQGSGEGVAEEADSADEQLVSCTRTLSNAEQPNDPSSSYPGQDSNEEVSDSKEILPETTSANLLSDDKPNIDQHGESNEANCAAQIVDIEPGKPGSTTPVPTPSANDEETTVAVIVKEDKPVEAEAVEAEPVAAEPVEAEPVEAEPVEAEPVEDKPVEDKPMEDKPVEDKPMEDKPVEDKPMEDKPMEDKPVEDKPVEDMSEKSTEISVKETNVENVRRDTSSEDEEEEEEEDKAKTHRPVDSSSDSNDESRTKRSRTSSDRTSPRTIRRKHRNKYRDSSNSETPDSEDEPKRKISETYVEEEEEEEEKPSIEYSQENDKEQSVSPERTNSHSNNVEKIEIEHSETVEDKSEENIITEKLEQSTPASTQVVAHKPVKVNLKRSFSTRILSEKNEVKRNDADASLDNESNSQNKENGNEQEPKCVPRKRRWGTALSTDTAPSFSISTDSLKALVPGAKPLSINEVRLSKDDDEDRDRHRSNDKRHNSSDITNDKATDENLKNGATKKGNGKIDNHIAARRKISIVKEMPHIKSPSPPASKPTNILLIKNLVRPFTLNQIKELLSRTGTIVENGFWMDRIKSKCIVEYSNEDQAFETRQALHGISWPMSNPKKLHVEYATKEDMETARESSKEQPVARKTEPLSSDSWQQDWSRDEKTNMTKVTVVREWDLGKEDGQQHIREKEREKKDHDKKRRVRSRSPTLDAHLSAPARKFKKKEDDPPPAKLLDDLFRKTKATPCIYWLPLTNEQIVVKEEMRRQHMAEHARRLEEMRRADRNRDGRRRRSPRK, encoded by the exons ATGGAGGCAATGTGTGTAG GTATGAGACGCAAGAGTGAAAGGAACAAAGCGAAGGGATCTCCAGAGAAGAAAGTTGAGAAACCGACGAGGAAGTCGACACGCAGGCGTGGCAGGAGATCGCCTTCCACTTCGTCCGAGCAAGAGACTTTTGTCGTCGAGGATGTGACCAAAAGTGCCGTTCAGCTCAAGGAGATCGAGAAGGAAACAAGCGTGCAGACACGTCTGCAGAGCAAGGAAGTAGAGCAAACGCCACAGGGGCGTGAGGAGAAGGTCTCCTCTAGCGAGGTAGACATAAAGGTGGACTCACCTGAAGACGAAGAGGACAACGGCGGCTCGGTATGGAAAGTAGCGAGAGCGGATGCGTCGCCCGGCGAGATACAGAAGTTAAAACTATGTAGGCAGCGCAACACGTCAGAACCATCATCAGACACACCACCGTCGAGTAGGAAAGGTGTCAAGTCAAGTAGCAAGTGGCAAGGAAGTGGTGAGGGCGTTGCAGAGGAGGCTGACTCGGCGGATGAGCAACTGGTTTCTTGTACAAGAACGCTCAGTAATGCTGAACAGCCGAACGATCCCTCCTCTTCATACCCAGGTCAGGACTCCAACGAAGAGGTAAGTGATAGCAAGGAGATCCTGCCTGAAACCACTTCAGCCAACTTGTTGTCTGACGATAAACCAAACATAGATCAGCATGGTGAATCAAATGAGGCAAATTGCGCTGCCCAAATCGTTGATATCGAACCTGGCAAGCCGGGTAGCACGACACCCGTGCCGACTCCTAGCGCGAACGATGAGGAAACCACCGTCGCTGTCATCGTTAAGGAAGATAAACCTGTGGAAGCCGAAGCTGTGGAAGCCGAACCTGTGGCAGCCGAACCTGTGGAAGCCGAACCTGTGGAAGCCGAACCCGTGGAAGCCGAACCTGTGGAAGACAAACCCGTGGAAGACAAACCCATGGAAGACAAACCCGTGGAAGACAAACCCATGGAAGACAAACCCGTGGAAGACAAACCCATGGAAGACAAACCCATGGAAGACAAACCCGTGGAAGACAAACCTGTGGAAGACATGAGTGAAAAGTCAACAGAGATCTCTGTTAAAGAGACTAACGTGGAAAATGTTCGTAGAGATACAAGTAGCGAAgatgaggaggaggaggaggaggaggataaAGCGAAAACGCATCGTCCGGTGGACTCGTCATCTGATTCAAACGACGAATCGCGCACTAAAAGAAGCAGAACAAGTAGTGACCGAACGTCACCACGTACGATTCGCAGAaaacatagaaataaatacagaGATTCGTCGAATTCAGAGACACCTGATTCCGAAGATGAACCTAAGAGAAAGATCTCTGAAACTTATgtggaggaggaagaggaggaggaggaaaaacCGAGTATAGAATACTCGCAAGAGAATGATAAAGAACAATCGGTGTCGCCGGAAAGAACAAACTCTCATTCAAATAATGTAGAAAAGATAGAAATCGAGCATAGTGAAACTGTTGAAGATAAATcggaagaaaatataataactgaAAAATTGGAACAGTCTACACCGGCTAGCACTCAGGTGGTCGCTCATAAACCCGTTAAAGTCAACTTGAAGAGATCATT CTCAACAAGAATATTATCTGAAAAGAACGAGGTGAAAAGAAACGATGCTGATGCAAGCCTCGACAATGAATCCAATAGTCAAAATaag GAAAATGGCAATGAACAAGAGCCAAAATGTGTGCCGAGGAAACGTCGATGGGGGACTGCGCTTTCCACGGATACCGCGCCCTCGTTTTCTATCTCGACTGATTCGCTCAag GCGTTGGTGCCAGGTGCGAAGCCATTATCCATCAATGAAGTTCGTCTCTCTAAGGACGATGACGAGGACAGAGATCGGCATAGGAGTAACGATAAACGGCACAATTCGAGCGACATTACAAATGATAAGGCAACGGatgaaaacttgaaaaatggTGCTACCAAAAAGGGCAATGGAAAAATAGATAATCACATTG CGGCGAGGCGAAAGATATCGATCGTGAAGGAGATGCCACATATAAAATCACCAAGTCCACCAGCGTCTAAACCTACCAATATTCTTTTGATCAAGAATTTAGTTCGCCCTTTCACACTAAATCAGATCAAGGAACTTCTTTCGCGTACTGGCACCATCGTGGAGAACGGTTTCTGGATGGATCGAATTAAATCTAAATGCATTGTCGAA tATTCCAATGAGGATCAGGCCTTTGAGACAAGGCAGGCGCTTCACGGGATCTCTTGGCCTATGTCCAATCCAAAGAAGCTTCATGTGGAATATGCTACAAAGGAGGATATGGAGACCGCTCGGGAATCGTCCAAGGAACAACCGGTTGCTCGTAAAACCGAGCCGCTCTCTTCGGATTCGTGGCAGCAGGATTGGAGTCGCGACGAGAAGACTAATATGACTAAG GTGACCGTGGTGAGAGAGTGGGATTTAGGCAAGGAGGACGGCCAGCAACACATCAGGGAGAAGGAGCGTGAGAAGAAGGACCATGATAAGAAGCGGCGAGTGAGGAGTCGCAGCCCAACATTGGACGCCCATCTATCGGCACCGGCCCGCAAATTCAAGAAGAAGGAGGACGATCCACCTCCAGCTAAGCTTCTGGACGATCTCTTTAGAAAGACGAAGGCGACACCCTGCATATACTGGTTGCCGCTTACAAATGAACAG ATAGTCGTGAAGGAGGAGATGCGACGGCAACATATGGCGGAACATGCGCGCAGATTAGAAGAGATGAGACGTGCTGACAGAAACAGGGACGGCCGACGTCGACGTAGTCCGAGAAAATAG